A single region of the Gorilla gorilla gorilla isolate KB3781 chromosome 1, NHGRI_mGorGor1-v2.1_pri, whole genome shotgun sequence genome encodes:
- the DISC1 gene encoding disrupted in schizophrenia 1 protein isoform X7 — protein MPGGGPQGAPAAGGGGGVSHRAGSQDCLPPAACFRRRRLARRPGYMRSSTGPGIGFLSPAVGTLFRFPGGVSGEESHHSESRARQCGLDSRSLLVRSPVSKSAAAPTVTSVRGASAHFGIQLRGGTRLPDKLSRLCGPGSAGWQQEFAAMDSSETLDASWEAAFSDGGRHVRAAGSLPSAELSSNSCSPGCGPEVPPTPPGSHSAFTSSFSFIQLSLGSAGERGEAEGCPPSREAESHCQSPQEMGAKAASLDGPHEDPRCLSRPFSLLATRVSADLAQAAGNSSRPERDMHSLPDMDPGSSSSLDPSLAGCGGDGSSSSGDAHSWDTLLRKWEPVLRDCLLRNRRQMEVISLRLKLQKLQEDAIENDDYDKAGTNCFGSTMEASTS, from the exons gGAGCCAGGATTGCTTACCACCTGCAGCGTGCTTTCGGAGGCGGCGGCTGGCACGGAGGCCGGGCTACATGAGAAGCTCGACAGGGCCTGGGATCGGGTTCCTTTCCCCAGCAGTGGGCACACTGTTCCGGTTCCCAGGAGGGGTGTCTGGCGAGGAGTCCCACCACTCGGAGTCCAGGGCCAGACAGTGTGGCCTTGACTCGAGAAGCCTCTTGGTCCGGAGCCCTGTTTCCAAGAGCGCAGCAGCCCCTACTGTGACCTCTGTGAGAGGAGCCTCGGCGCACTTTGGGATTCAGCTCAGAGGTGGCACCAGATTGCCTGACAAGCTTAGcaggctgtgtggccctgggagTGCTGGGTGGCAGCAAGAGTTTGCAGCCATGGATAGTTCTGAGACCCTGGACGCCAGCTGGGAGGCAGCCTTCAGCGATGGAGGAAGACATGTCCGGGCAGCAGGCTCTCTGCCatcagcagagttgagtagcaaTAGCTGCAGCCCTGGTTGTGGCCCTGAGGTCCCCCCAACCCCTCCTGGCTCTCACAGTGCCTTTACCTCAAGCTTTAGCTTTATTCAGCTCTCGCTTGGCTCTGCCGGGGAACGTGGAGAAGCAGAAGGCTGCCCACCATCCAGAGAGGCCGAGTCCCATTGCCAGAGCCCCCAGGAGATGGGAGCCAAAGCTGCCAGCTTGGACGGGCCTCACGAGGACCCGCGATGTCTCTCTCGGCCCTTCAGTCTCTTGGCTACACGAGTCTCGGCGGACTTGGCCCAGGCCGCAGGGAACAGCTCCAGGCCAGAGCGTGACATGCATTCTTTACCAGACATGGACCCTGGCTCCTCCAGTTCTCTGGATCCCTCattggctggctgtggtggtgatGGGAGCAGCAGCTCAGGGGATGCCCACTCTTGGGACACCCTGCTTAGGAAATGGGAGCCAGTGCTGCGGGACTGCCTGCTGAGAAACCGGAGGCAGATGGAG GTAATATCCTTAAGATTAAAACTTCAGAAACTTCAGGAAGATGCAATTGAGAATGATGATTATGATAAAG
- the DISC1 gene encoding disrupted in schizophrenia 1 protein isoform X9, protein MPGGGPQGAPAAGGGGGVSHRAGSQDCLPPAACFRRRRLARRPGYMRSSTGPGIGFLSPAVGTLFRFPGGVSGEESHHSESRARQCGLDSRSLLVRSPVSKSAAAPTVTSVRGASAHFGIQLRGGTRLPDKLSRLCGPGSAGWQQEFAAMDSSETLDASWEAAFSDGGRHVRAAGSLPSAELSSNSCSPGCGPEVPPTPPGSHSAFTSSFSFIQLSLGSAGERGEAEGCPPSREAESHCQSPQEMGAKAASLDGPHEDPRCLSRPFSLLATRVSADLAQAAGNSSRPERDMHSLPDMDPGSSSSLDPSLAGCGGDGSSSSGDAHSWDTLLRKWEPVLRDCLLRNRRQMELRRYNKD, encoded by the coding sequence gGAGCCAGGATTGCTTACCACCTGCAGCGTGCTTTCGGAGGCGGCGGCTGGCACGGAGGCCGGGCTACATGAGAAGCTCGACAGGGCCTGGGATCGGGTTCCTTTCCCCAGCAGTGGGCACACTGTTCCGGTTCCCAGGAGGGGTGTCTGGCGAGGAGTCCCACCACTCGGAGTCCAGGGCCAGACAGTGTGGCCTTGACTCGAGAAGCCTCTTGGTCCGGAGCCCTGTTTCCAAGAGCGCAGCAGCCCCTACTGTGACCTCTGTGAGAGGAGCCTCGGCGCACTTTGGGATTCAGCTCAGAGGTGGCACCAGATTGCCTGACAAGCTTAGcaggctgtgtggccctgggagTGCTGGGTGGCAGCAAGAGTTTGCAGCCATGGATAGTTCTGAGACCCTGGACGCCAGCTGGGAGGCAGCCTTCAGCGATGGAGGAAGACATGTCCGGGCAGCAGGCTCTCTGCCatcagcagagttgagtagcaaTAGCTGCAGCCCTGGTTGTGGCCCTGAGGTCCCCCCAACCCCTCCTGGCTCTCACAGTGCCTTTACCTCAAGCTTTAGCTTTATTCAGCTCTCGCTTGGCTCTGCCGGGGAACGTGGAGAAGCAGAAGGCTGCCCACCATCCAGAGAGGCCGAGTCCCATTGCCAGAGCCCCCAGGAGATGGGAGCCAAAGCTGCCAGCTTGGACGGGCCTCACGAGGACCCGCGATGTCTCTCTCGGCCCTTCAGTCTCTTGGCTACACGAGTCTCGGCGGACTTGGCCCAGGCCGCAGGGAACAGCTCCAGGCCAGAGCGTGACATGCATTCTTTACCAGACATGGACCCTGGCTCCTCCAGTTCTCTGGATCCCTCattggctggctgtggtggtgatGGGAGCAGCAGCTCAGGGGATGCCCACTCTTGGGACACCCTGCTTAGGAAATGGGAGCCAGTGCTGCGGGACTGCCTGCTGAGAAACCGGAGGCAGATGGAG